From one Tsukamurella tyrosinosolvens genomic stretch:
- a CDS encoding AAA family ATPase — protein sequence MTTSNPTAQRYFSLGLRSLAARTDTREPAQAFRLAVEADPTMCDAWIGLMAVDRTQLSDPSAARGLLSSARNFGAELRRNGMVVDPAEGALGLKIPVQMGVVELGMPVTDVVYARAGAAVILAQTGHLAEAAEELTRLQREVSPDSPAQRNYLRYLWICLLGLAHRWPEVLSTVADSREPLWVSAETDGAVRFWQLGVTALTARALVGTGDAHQALSATKTALASEDFKLVQASLLVTQAYALRATGEEEAAAKLLRDARAWISARADLDHAAAGGALEVVTAQSMNTRTDPWDPASGTTAQEIEQQSLDRQRDVVLADAWRELDALVGSPDVKSQIRRLASKVEMDRERKELSEELGEEYSEEEMRLSAIITGPPGTGKTTGVRILAKLYYGLGVVAKPEVYEHQPSDMMTGYVGQAGIRTNKLVDESRGGLFFLDEAYGLVAGDGEDQASRFGREALEALLARIENEGDKPLRDKVVVVLAGYDDDMNRLLQVNAGLPLRFPTRISFSSFTAEELVEIAESVAAKSREHLGVGVRGYLEEHNKRLAEVSALDLKGRLCSGIDLMSNARFMRTVISSARGFRDFRVSAIDRSALSSEEKRTLLRTLELDDVRLAYEETLRVSPNFPWSQWHLLETSWEEESNG from the coding sequence ATGACGACTTCGAATCCCACTGCCCAGCGGTACTTCTCGCTCGGGCTGCGATCGCTCGCGGCGCGGACAGACACCCGTGAGCCGGCCCAGGCGTTCCGCCTCGCCGTTGAGGCCGACCCCACGATGTGCGACGCGTGGATCGGCCTGATGGCCGTCGACCGGACCCAGCTCAGTGACCCGTCCGCCGCGCGCGGACTGCTGAGCTCGGCCCGGAACTTCGGCGCCGAGCTGCGCCGCAACGGCATGGTCGTCGACCCCGCCGAGGGCGCGCTCGGGCTGAAGATCCCCGTCCAGATGGGCGTCGTCGAGCTCGGGATGCCCGTCACCGACGTGGTCTACGCCCGCGCCGGCGCCGCGGTGATCCTGGCGCAGACCGGTCATCTCGCCGAGGCCGCCGAGGAGTTGACCCGGCTTCAGCGCGAGGTGAGTCCGGACTCGCCGGCGCAGCGGAACTACCTGCGCTACCTGTGGATCTGTCTGCTCGGCCTCGCGCACCGCTGGCCCGAGGTGCTCTCGACGGTCGCCGACAGCCGCGAGCCCCTCTGGGTGTCCGCCGAGACAGACGGCGCCGTCCGCTTCTGGCAGCTGGGCGTCACCGCGCTGACCGCGCGCGCCCTCGTCGGCACCGGCGACGCCCACCAGGCACTCTCGGCGACCAAGACCGCACTCGCCTCCGAGGACTTCAAGCTGGTCCAGGCCAGCCTTCTGGTGACGCAGGCCTATGCGCTGCGGGCGACGGGCGAGGAGGAGGCCGCCGCCAAACTGCTCCGCGACGCGCGCGCGTGGATCTCGGCGCGCGCCGACCTCGACCACGCCGCCGCCGGCGGCGCGCTCGAGGTGGTCACCGCGCAGTCGATGAACACCCGCACCGACCCGTGGGACCCCGCCTCGGGCACGACGGCGCAGGAGATCGAGCAGCAGAGCCTCGACCGGCAGCGCGACGTGGTTCTCGCCGACGCGTGGCGCGAGCTGGACGCCCTCGTCGGGAGCCCGGACGTCAAGTCGCAGATCCGCCGGCTGGCCTCGAAGGTCGAGATGGACCGCGAGCGCAAGGAACTCAGCGAGGAGCTCGGCGAGGAGTACAGCGAGGAGGAGATGCGCCTCTCCGCGATCATCACGGGCCCGCCCGGCACCGGCAAGACCACGGGCGTGCGGATCCTCGCGAAGCTGTACTACGGCCTCGGCGTGGTCGCCAAGCCCGAGGTGTACGAGCACCAGCCCAGCGACATGATGACCGGCTACGTGGGCCAGGCGGGCATCCGCACCAACAAGCTGGTCGACGAGTCGCGGGGCGGCCTCTTCTTCCTCGACGAGGCCTACGGACTCGTCGCCGGCGACGGCGAGGACCAGGCGTCCCGGTTCGGCCGGGAGGCGCTCGAGGCGCTGCTCGCCCGGATCGAGAACGAGGGCGACAAGCCCCTGCGCGACAAGGTCGTCGTGGTCCTCGCGGGCTACGACGACGACATGAACCGCCTCCTCCAAGTGAACGCCGGTCTCCCGCTGCGCTTCCCGACGCGCATCTCGTTCAGCTCCTTCACCGCGGAGGAACTGGTGGAGATCGCGGAGTCCGTCGCCGCCAAGAGTCGCGAGCACCTGGGCGTCGGCGTGCGCGGCTACCTGGAGGAGCACAACAAGCGGCTCGCCGAGGTGAGCGCCCTCGATCTCAAGGGGCGGCTCTGCTCCGGCATCGACCTCATGTCGAACGCCCGGTTCATGCGCACCGTCATCTCGTCCGCGCGCGGCTTCCGCGACTTCCGGGTCAGCGCGATCGACCGTTCGGCGCTGTCGTCCGAGGAGAAGCGGACGCTGCTGCGGACCCTCGAGCTCGATGACGTGCGCCTGGCCTACGAGGAGACCCTGCGCGTGTCGCCGAACTTCCCGTGGTCGCAGTGGCACCTCTTGGAGACGAGTTGGGAGGAGGAATCGAATGGCTGA
- a CDS encoding ROK family transcriptional regulator yields the protein MTVVDLPAVSPTRAPQARPAQARTARPRNPLARPAAAERQVRTAAPARVFAPQLRVSEKPAAAVLRVIRRGGLVLRDEIVRETQLSAATVNRQVTALIEAGLVRERADRAASGVVGRPRLPLEVDPNGPVALGIHIGFRVSTVTMHDVAGKVIGAIQIPTPESGEPGEVLSVIATSARRFLARWDGRTVLGAGVAIGGRVDDRGVVADHPRLGWKDVALGERLSGAIGLPVTVAPHVEAMAAAELHLSEEYESQGSTLYFYGRETVGVALALHGAVHSPKSGPHTIGHLPTRNVELLDPKRTGRLEDAVTDTAVVDAARAQKLPVRTIADLHKLADGGNETARAVVAERGRVLGEAAALVADIFNPDRLILGGQAFTDHTAILPHVSAALKATSAEPGRSVRVSGAGGRVQQQAAGAAALDGVYTDPLGAVSRAVA from the coding sequence ATGACCGTCGTTGATCTCCCCGCCGTTTCCCCCACTCGCGCCCCGCAGGCCCGTCCCGCGCAGGCCCGCACCGCCCGGCCGCGCAATCCGCTGGCCCGGCCCGCCGCCGCCGAGCGCCAGGTCCGTACGGCCGCCCCCGCCCGCGTCTTCGCCCCGCAGTTGCGGGTCTCGGAGAAGCCCGCCGCTGCCGTGCTCCGCGTCATCCGGCGCGGCGGCCTGGTGCTCCGCGACGAGATCGTGCGCGAGACCCAGCTGTCCGCCGCGACCGTGAACCGCCAGGTCACGGCACTCATCGAGGCGGGCCTGGTGCGCGAGCGCGCCGACCGCGCGGCCAGTGGCGTCGTCGGCCGGCCCCGCCTGCCGCTCGAGGTCGACCCGAACGGCCCCGTCGCCCTCGGCATCCACATCGGCTTCCGCGTGAGCACGGTGACGATGCACGACGTCGCCGGCAAGGTCATCGGCGCGATCCAGATCCCCACGCCCGAGAGCGGCGAGCCCGGTGAGGTGCTGTCGGTGATCGCCACCAGCGCGCGGCGGTTCCTCGCCCGTTGGGACGGTCGTACCGTTCTGGGTGCCGGCGTCGCGATCGGCGGCCGCGTGGACGACCGCGGTGTGGTCGCCGACCATCCGCGCCTCGGCTGGAAGGACGTCGCTCTGGGCGAACGCCTTTCGGGCGCGATCGGCCTGCCCGTGACGGTGGCCCCGCACGTCGAGGCGATGGCCGCCGCCGAGCTGCATCTGTCCGAGGAGTACGAGTCGCAGGGCTCCACCCTGTACTTCTACGGCCGCGAGACCGTGGGCGTCGCGCTCGCGCTGCACGGCGCGGTGCATTCGCCGAAGTCGGGCCCGCACACCATCGGACACCTGCCGACCCGCAACGTCGAGCTGCTCGACCCGAAGCGCACCGGCCGGCTCGAGGACGCCGTCACCGACACCGCTGTCGTGGATGCCGCACGCGCGCAGAAGCTTCCGGTGCGGACCATCGCGGACCTGCACAAGCTGGCCGACGGCGGCAACGAGACCGCGCGGGCCGTCGTCGCCGAGCGCGGTCGGGTGCTGGGCGAGGCCGCCGCGCTGGTGGCAGACATCTTCAACCCGGACCGGCTGATCCTGGGCGGCCAGGCCTTCACCGACCACACCGCGATCCTCCCGCACGTCTCCGCCGCGCTGAAGGCCACCTCGGCCGAGCCGGGCCGGTCGGTGCGGGTCAGCGGGGCCGGTGGGCGCGTGCAGCAGCAGGCCGCCGGTGCCGCCGCGCTCGACGGTGTCTACACCGACCCGCTCGGTGCCGTCTCCCGCGCGGTCGCCTGA
- the eccB gene encoding type VII secretion protein EccB: MAETPDPSNPKSGLQERVRGFRLTSKYQKSGEAYLQRRNEEALVRRDTRWIDDVKKFQGSPLYIGLAVGLVVMLGCVIAAVIFPAGKVGDGDIIQDSQTGALYVKVGDALSPIPNVVSGQLIIGSPAKPVLAKSGEIEKLPRGPMVGIPYAPTVIRNSTSRLSQWAVCDTTATGSAVPLDPTTGLPTTATSAVKVTVVGGALTPAEGTDELTGDRARVVAFDNQTWLVYSDDGVVARSRLDLGNSAIREALGISIDQRVIPMSTGLFNALAAREPIDVPQITDLGKPVRFPNTEKLLIGTTLRVATVDGGWTYYVVAADGIQQISQTAAAILQTVSPVKSGVVETEASKANQWPKVGGRIAVDHLPTGKVRIEDATSDPVTCMTWSHDGDAPTAEQKVLVAGTLPLTTEQSAARIALIGAPGSAGTIADDVYLPANSGRYVYATGSAKDSREHSGEFWIADTGIRYGIDDQGSNEPGSSAKALGLSNPVPAPWTIISLFAQGPTLSRASASIKHDGGAQDPVVAKFDPKGK, encoded by the coding sequence ATGGCTGAGACTCCGGACCCGTCGAATCCGAAATCGGGTCTGCAAGAGCGGGTCCGCGGATTCCGCCTGACCTCGAAGTACCAGAAGTCGGGCGAGGCCTATCTGCAGCGGCGCAACGAGGAGGCACTGGTCCGCCGCGACACGCGCTGGATCGACGACGTCAAGAAGTTCCAGGGATCGCCGCTGTACATCGGTCTGGCCGTCGGCCTGGTGGTGATGCTCGGGTGCGTGATCGCCGCCGTGATCTTCCCGGCGGGCAAGGTCGGCGACGGCGACATCATCCAGGACAGCCAGACCGGCGCCCTGTACGTCAAGGTCGGCGACGCACTCAGCCCGATTCCCAACGTGGTCTCCGGCCAGCTCATCATCGGCTCGCCCGCGAAGCCGGTGCTGGCGAAGTCGGGTGAGATCGAGAAGCTCCCCCGTGGCCCGATGGTGGGTATCCCGTACGCCCCCACGGTGATCCGCAACTCCACGAGCCGGCTGTCGCAGTGGGCGGTATGCGACACCACCGCCACCGGCTCGGCGGTGCCGCTCGACCCGACGACGGGTCTGCCGACCACCGCGACCTCCGCGGTGAAGGTCACCGTCGTCGGCGGCGCGCTCACGCCCGCCGAGGGCACGGACGAACTGACCGGTGATCGCGCCCGCGTCGTGGCGTTCGACAACCAGACCTGGCTCGTCTACTCGGACGACGGGGTGGTGGCCCGCTCGCGGCTCGACCTGGGCAACTCCGCGATCCGCGAGGCGTTGGGCATCTCCATCGACCAGCGCGTGATCCCGATGTCGACGGGCCTGTTCAACGCGCTCGCCGCGCGCGAGCCGATCGACGTTCCGCAGATCACGGATCTCGGTAAGCCCGTGCGCTTCCCCAACACCGAGAAGCTGCTCATCGGCACGACGCTGCGCGTCGCGACCGTCGACGGGGGCTGGACCTACTACGTGGTGGCCGCCGACGGCATCCAGCAGATCAGCCAGACCGCCGCGGCGATCCTGCAGACCGTCTCGCCCGTGAAGAGCGGCGTCGTCGAGACGGAGGCGTCGAAGGCGAACCAGTGGCCCAAGGTGGGCGGACGGATCGCCGTCGACCACCTGCCGACGGGCAAAGTGCGGATCGAGGACGCCACCAGCGATCCCGTGACCTGCATGACGTGGTCGCACGACGGTGACGCGCCGACCGCCGAACAGAAGGTGCTGGTCGCGGGCACGCTGCCGCTCACCACGGAGCAGAGCGCCGCCCGGATCGCACTGATCGGCGCGCCGGGATCGGCGGGCACCATCGCCGACGACGTGTATCTGCCGGCGAACAGCGGGCGCTACGTCTACGCCACCGGCTCCGCGAAGGACTCGCGTGAGCACAGCGGCGAGTTCTGGATCGCCGACACCGGCATCCGGTACGGCATCGACGACCAGGGCTCGAACGAGCCGGGCTCGTCCGCGAAGGCGCTCGGGCTGAGCAACCCGGTGCCCGCGCCGTGGACGATCATCAGCCTGTTCGCGCAGGGCCCGACGCTGTCGCGGGCCAGCGCCTCCATCAAGCACGACGGTGGCGCGCAGGACCCCGTCGTCGCGAAGTTCGACCCGAAGGGGAAGTAG
- a CDS encoding ATP-binding cassette domain-containing protein: MATSLAVSALSLRWPDGTVVFDDLSFTIPAGRAALVGANGAGKSTMLRILAGRITPTAGSVSGTGVVGYVPQHPQARPEDTLADALGIGGTVAALRRIEGGSAEPEDFEAVGDDWDVEERATAVLDGLGLRLGALDRTVGTLSGGEATLLAIAGQLLLRPDTLLLDEPTNNLDERARGLLTEALERFGGTAVVVSHDLTLLDRMDSTVELYRGSVRVFGGPYSHYREVLDAEQAAAEQAVTSAKVDLKAQRRDLVEAQIKLDRRARFAAKAEAEKRVPKIIAGLRKNAAEVSAGKHRGLHEDRVDSARDALDAAKEGVRDDRSVRIAMPEPGPGLHRTQLDDGPLQVVGPERIALVGPNGAGKTTVLRRAIDAARAAEPPTVIGYVPQDVRFGAAEEGSLLDAVRDAHPDLDAQHAHAALARMLFRGRQSERIVSTLSGGERLRLALAIALLGDPAPSLLALDEPTNNLDVPSVELLVEALKSWEGALVVVSHDRAFLDLLGLTREVEITR, translated from the coding sequence ATGGCTACCTCTCTCGCTGTCTCCGCACTCTCCCTCCGCTGGCCCGACGGCACCGTCGTCTTCGACGACCTGAGCTTCACCATCCCCGCCGGGCGCGCCGCCCTGGTCGGCGCCAACGGCGCCGGCAAGAGCACCATGCTGCGCATCCTCGCAGGTCGGATCACCCCGACGGCCGGCTCGGTGAGCGGCACCGGCGTGGTCGGCTACGTCCCGCAACACCCGCAAGCACGGCCGGAGGACACCCTCGCCGACGCGCTGGGCATCGGCGGCACCGTCGCCGCCCTGCGCCGCATCGAGGGCGGCTCGGCCGAGCCCGAGGACTTCGAGGCCGTCGGCGACGACTGGGACGTCGAGGAGCGCGCGACCGCGGTCCTCGACGGCCTCGGCCTGCGACTCGGCGCCCTGGACCGCACCGTCGGCACGCTGTCCGGCGGCGAGGCCACCCTCCTCGCCATCGCGGGTCAGCTGCTGCTCCGCCCCGACACCCTGCTCCTCGACGAGCCGACCAACAACCTCGACGAGCGCGCCCGCGGCCTGCTCACCGAGGCGCTGGAGCGATTCGGCGGGACGGCCGTCGTGGTCAGCCACGACCTCACGCTGCTCGACCGCATGGACTCGACCGTCGAGCTGTACCGCGGGTCCGTCCGCGTCTTCGGCGGGCCGTACTCGCACTACCGCGAGGTGCTCGACGCCGAGCAGGCCGCCGCGGAACAGGCCGTGACGTCGGCGAAGGTCGACCTCAAGGCGCAGCGCCGCGACCTGGTGGAAGCGCAGATCAAGCTGGATCGTCGCGCGCGGTTCGCCGCGAAGGCCGAGGCCGAGAAGCGGGTCCCGAAGATCATCGCGGGCCTGCGGAAGAACGCCGCCGAGGTCTCGGCGGGCAAGCACCGCGGCCTCCACGAGGACCGCGTCGACTCCGCGCGCGACGCGCTCGACGCCGCCAAAGAGGGCGTCCGCGACGACCGCTCCGTCCGGATCGCCATGCCCGAACCGGGCCCGGGACTGCACCGCACGCAGCTCGACGACGGTCCGCTGCAGGTCGTCGGTCCGGAGCGAATCGCGCTCGTGGGTCCCAACGGGGCGGGCAAGACGACGGTGCTGCGCCGCGCCATCGATGCCGCCCGGGCCGCGGAGCCGCCGACGGTGATCGGCTACGTCCCGCAGGACGTGCGCTTCGGGGCGGCTGAAGAAGGTTCGCTGCTCGACGCCGTGCGCGACGCCCACCCCGACCTCGACGCCCAGCACGCGCACGCCGCGCTCGCCCGGATGCTGTTCCGGGGACGGCAGTCCGAGCGGATCGTCAGCACCCTCAGCGGGGGCGAGCGCCTGCGGCTCGCCCTGGCGATCGCCCTGCTCGGGGATCCCGCGCCGTCGTTGCTGGCGCTGGACGAGCCGACCAACAACCTCGATGTCCCGTCGGTGGAGCTGCTGGTGGAGGCGCTGAAGTCGTGGGAGGGCGCGCTCGTCGTCGTCTCGCACGACCGCGCCTTCCTCGACCTGCTGGGCCTGACCCGCGAGGTCGAGATCACCCGCTGA
- a CDS encoding DUF7373 family lipoprotein: MRGFRRHGIAVMLTTALAATGCATVVDGTAQPDPSATSRLDTGGYPTAPRQVPERTDSNDRRVQASYELSGHLIAPPELDRTFNWPAPSTTPVLPSDVALGMVFGIPLISGLSQNGSYVGGAVSARQTALVERAQPNTARMTTGVIRYRTSDNAVSAARAIRAAVGSNPSPPISGHTDAFLGTSLANRSLTTVWWMPFQDYLLVIGFSEVADAVAEALATSWFDRQTVAMRALTATPDQMLTLPPDRDGIMSLTLPDVIRTGDGAQLALGYLTPQAWANAAADDWLATKTLHERAGVDLVAAAGSTVTRTRSATSARYLADAYRTGEGGGSGNASEEPTVAGVPGSRCASSITRSNGAPRKAYSCSFAAGRYYVSTSGVGTLTQAHQQASASYLMVKDAK; this comes from the coding sequence ATGAGGGGATTCCGGCGGCACGGCATCGCTGTGATGCTGACCACAGCACTGGCGGCCACTGGCTGCGCGACCGTCGTGGACGGGACCGCCCAGCCCGACCCGAGCGCGACGAGCCGCCTCGACACCGGCGGCTACCCGACGGCCCCGCGCCAGGTGCCGGAGCGGACGGACTCCAATGACCGGCGCGTCCAGGCGAGCTACGAGCTGTCGGGCCACCTCATCGCGCCACCCGAATTGGACCGGACCTTCAACTGGCCCGCGCCGTCGACGACGCCGGTCCTCCCCTCCGACGTCGCGCTGGGGATGGTCTTCGGAATCCCGCTGATCTCCGGCCTATCACAGAACGGGAGCTACGTCGGCGGCGCCGTCTCGGCGCGGCAGACGGCGCTCGTCGAGCGTGCCCAGCCGAACACCGCGCGCATGACGACCGGCGTCATCCGGTACCGGACCAGTGACAACGCGGTCTCCGCGGCACGGGCCATCCGTGCGGCTGTGGGTTCCAACCCATCCCCACCCATCTCCGGCCACACCGACGCCTTCCTGGGGACCAGCCTGGCGAACCGCTCCCTCACCACGGTGTGGTGGATGCCGTTCCAGGACTACCTGCTCGTCATCGGCTTCAGCGAGGTCGCCGATGCGGTCGCCGAGGCCCTCGCGACGTCCTGGTTCGACCGGCAGACGGTGGCGATGCGCGCGCTCACCGCGACGCCGGATCAGATGCTCACGCTTCCGCCGGACCGCGACGGCATCATGTCGCTGACACTGCCGGACGTCATCCGTACGGGCGACGGGGCGCAGCTCGCCCTCGGCTACCTCACTCCCCAGGCCTGGGCGAACGCGGCGGCCGACGACTGGCTCGCCACGAAGACGCTTCACGAGCGCGCCGGCGTCGACCTGGTCGCCGCCGCCGGCTCGACGGTGACGCGCACGCGCAGCGCCACCAGTGCGCGCTATCTCGCCGATGCCTACCGGACGGGCGAGGGCGGCGGGTCCGGCAACGCCAGCGAGGAGCCGACCGTGGCGGGCGTCCCGGGATCCCGGTGCGCGTCGTCGATCACTCGCTCCAACGGAGCTCCCCGCAAGGCTTACAGCTGCAGTTTCGCGGCGGGCCGGTACTACGTCTCGACCAGCGGCGTGGGCACCCTCACGCAGGCACATCAGCAGGCGTCGGCGAGCTACCTCATGGTCAAGGACGCGAAGTGA